A portion of the Gemmatimonadota bacterium genome contains these proteins:
- a CDS encoding sulfatase, whose protein sequence is MKAVVVMFDSLNRHLLSPYGCDWTHTPNFKRLAERAVTFDRSYVCSMPCMPARRDFHTGRPNFLHRSWGPLEPFDDSVPRMLKEHGVSSHLVSDHQHYWEDGGCTYHTQYSTWQFFRGQEGDLWKGQVADPSTENTYGRNSGEDDLSRQDLINRQFMRREEDQPQSKTFEAGIDFIQRNYTEDNWFLQIETFDPHEPFFSQRKFKDLYAEHYRDYDGPLHDWPSYEPVKETREQIEHMRFEYASLLSMCDAKLGDVLDLMDELEMWEDTLLVVWTDHGFLLSE, encoded by the coding sequence ATGAAGGCAGTTGTGGTGATGTTTGATTCACTAAATCGACATCTGTTGTCGCCCTATGGGTGTGACTGGACGCATACGCCAAATTTTAAACGGTTGGCAGAGCGCGCGGTGACGTTTGACAGGTCTTATGTGTGCTCGATGCCGTGTATGCCGGCCAGGCGAGATTTTCATACGGGGCGGCCCAATTTTTTGCATCGTTCGTGGGGGCCGCTGGAGCCGTTTGACGATTCGGTGCCTCGCATGTTAAAGGAGCATGGTGTTTCGAGCCATCTGGTGAGCGATCATCAGCATTATTGGGAAGACGGCGGATGCACGTATCACACCCAGTATAGCACCTGGCAGTTTTTCAGGGGACAGGAGGGGGATCTGTGGAAGGGGCAGGTGGCAGATCCTTCTACGGAAAATACGTATGGGCGAAATTCGGGTGAAGATGACCTGTCCCGACAGGATTTGATCAATCGGCAGTTTATGCGTCGGGAAGAAGATCAACCCCAGTCGAAGACGTTTGAGGCGGGGATTGATTTTATTCAGCGGAATTACACGGAAGACAATTGGTTTTTGCAGATTGAAACGTTCGATCCCCACGAGCCATTTTTTTCTCAGCGCAAGTTTAAGGATCTCTACGCCGAGCATTATCGCGATTACGACGGTCCGTTGCACGATTGGCCGAGCTATGAACCGGTGAAAGAGACGCGAGAGCAAATTGAGCATATGCGGTTTGAATACGCTTCACTGCTGTCGATGTGCGATGCCAAGCTGGGCGATGTGCTGGATTTGATGGATGAATTGGAGATGTGGGAAGATACGTTGCTGGTGGTGTGGACCGATCACGGGTTTTTGCTGAGTGAGC